One genomic window of Methanosarcina acetivorans C2A includes the following:
- a CDS encoding 4Fe-4S dicluster domain-containing protein produces MHPKIDYNKCVGSLECYDVCPVELFDAEETEEGKRAVVARPEDCIECEQCVDACPTDAIELVED; encoded by the coding sequence ATGCACCCCAAAATTGACTACAATAAATGTGTTGGCTCACTTGAATGCTACGATGTATGTCCTGTGGAATTGTTTGACGCTGAAGAGACAGAAGAAGGAAAAAGGGCAGTTGTGGCACGTCCTGAGGACTGCATCGAATGCGAACAGTGCGTAGATGCCTGTCCGACCGATGCGATAGAGCTTGTAGAGGATTGA
- a CDS encoding uracil-DNA glycosylase — MKELEIVAAEEENCGNFEERVQKLVEAGYETVAREAIACTRCPLHKSATKRVIGKGSCNPKVMFIGEAPGKTEDETGIPFNGRAGKKLDKMVEYMGLSEEDWFVANTVKCRPPENRRPKASEIECCKPFLIAQITLLDPEIIILLGNTAEKAYCPERKLERGVPVEYEGRMILKLYHPAALIYTASKIDVQKAFIDKNRDLWQ, encoded by the coding sequence ATGAAGGAGCTAGAAATTGTGGCAGCCGAGGAAGAAAACTGCGGAAATTTTGAAGAGAGGGTTCAGAAACTGGTGGAAGCCGGGTATGAGACCGTCGCAAGGGAAGCAATAGCCTGTACACGATGTCCTCTCCATAAAAGTGCGACTAAAAGAGTTATAGGAAAAGGGTCCTGCAACCCTAAAGTAATGTTCATAGGCGAAGCTCCCGGAAAAACCGAAGATGAAACAGGAATACCTTTCAACGGAAGGGCAGGGAAAAAGCTGGACAAAATGGTTGAGTACATGGGGCTCTCAGAAGAAGACTGGTTCGTAGCAAACACCGTCAAATGCCGCCCTCCGGAAAACAGAAGGCCAAAAGCAAGTGAAATAGAATGCTGCAAACCTTTCCTTATTGCCCAGATAACCCTGCTTGACCCCGAAATTATAATTCTCCTCGGCAACACAGCTGAAAAGGCATATTGTCCGGAAAGAAAACTGGAACGGGGAGTCCCTGTAGAATACGAAGGAAGAATGATCCTGAAACTCTACCACCCTGCAGCGCTAATTTATACGGCTTCAAAAATAGATGTTCAGAAGGCTTTCATAGATAAAAACAGGGATCTATGGCAGTAA
- a CDS encoding ArsR/SmtB family transcription factor: MERTEDLIPVPVLSIPAEVSLLARTLSRPLPMQILKQLQKKQMSASELASELGLRLNTLTYNLEVLKKVGLIKVRKVKWSCKGREVKIYAPAEQPVLLVPRENRDKDPFVLDVLEKLLENCRTNLSGQAVTLSEESGKKDDCVSSDIEHDDQKTFPAYTRYAVLFPIKEAHDRD; encoded by the coding sequence TTGGAGAGAACTGAGGATTTAATCCCCGTGCCTGTCCTGTCTATCCCGGCGGAGGTGTCCCTGCTTGCAAGGACTCTTTCAAGGCCCCTCCCTATGCAGATCCTTAAACAGCTTCAGAAAAAACAGATGTCTGCAAGCGAACTTGCCTCAGAGCTTGGGCTCCGCTTGAATACACTGACCTACAACCTTGAGGTGTTGAAAAAGGTTGGATTGATAAAGGTCAGAAAGGTAAAATGGAGTTGCAAAGGCCGTGAAGTCAAAATCTATGCTCCTGCGGAGCAGCCGGTTTTGCTGGTGCCCCGGGAAAACAGGGATAAAGATCCTTTTGTTCTGGATGTTCTGGAAAAACTTCTGGAAAACTGCCGGACAAATCTTTCCGGACAGGCGGTTACCCTTTCCGAGGAGTCAGGAAAAAAAGATGATTGTGTATCCTCCGACATAGAGCACGATGATCAGAAAACTTTCCCAGCCTATACCCGCTATGCCGTGCTTTTCCCTATCAAGGAGGCCCATGACAGGGATTGA
- a CDS encoding 4Fe-4S dicluster domain-containing protein, protein MHPVIDYHKCNGALACYEVCPAEVFDINEIDNVKKAVVTNPENCIECEQCVEACPAEAIELVES, encoded by the coding sequence ATGCATCCGGTAATCGACTATCACAAATGTAACGGCGCTCTCGCCTGCTATGAGGTCTGCCCTGCAGAAGTTTTTGACATTAACGAGATCGATAATGTAAAAAAAGCCGTGGTAACTAACCCTGAAAATTGCATAGAGTGCGAGCAGTGTGTGGAAGCCTGTCCTGCAGAAGCTATCGAGCTTGTTGAAAGCTGA
- a CDS encoding Hsp20/alpha crystallin family protein — translation MAMVKMSPDIFSCSDDEGNLDIEIDMFGVKKENIELKMVEEGFFVRAKREETGVEYVGTYAFCCAVVPEKAVAKYVDGKLYVKVPYRESTETVDVKIQ, via the coding sequence ATAGCAATGGTGAAGATGTCACCGGACATATTTTCATGTTCGGACGACGAGGGGAATCTGGACATTGAAATCGATATGTTTGGGGTAAAGAAAGAAAATATCGAACTGAAAATGGTCGAAGAAGGCTTTTTTGTAAGAGCAAAAAGGGAAGAAACCGGGGTAGAGTATGTTGGAACTTATGCATTCTGCTGCGCGGTCGTTCCTGAAAAAGCTGTTGCAAAATACGTTGATGGAAAACTCTATGTGAAAGTGCCTTACAGGGAAAGTACAGAGACCGTAGATGTTAAAATCCAGTAA